Below is a window of Methanobacteriaceae archaeon DNA.
ATACATTGCTACTCCAAAAGATGCTAATGCATTTGTTCCACTCGAAAAAGATAGCGAAATGACTCCTGATGAAATCTTAACCGAACATGACAAAGGAAAAGATTACGCTCACTTAATCGAAGATTTTGACAAATATCCATTAATTCTTGATAAAGACGACAATGTATTATCCATGCCTCCAATTATCAATGGAGAATTAACCAAAATCAAAGAAGATACTCACAATATCATTGTTGATGTAACTGGTACTGATGAAAAAGCAGTAAATCAATCATTAAACATTATTTGTTCATCCTTTGCAGAAGTAGGTGGACAAATTAAATCCATGGAAGTTAAATACGAAGATAAAACCATTGTAACTCCTGATTTAACTCCACAGGAAATGAATGTTCATGTAGATACTGCTAATGAATTAATTGGTGGAATTAATTTAACTGCTGAAGATATTAAAGAATTATTATTAAAAACACGTTTTGATGCTGAAATTATCAGTGAAAACGAAGTAAAAGCAATAATTCCTTCATACAGAGTAGATATTTTACATGAAGTAGATATTGTTGAAAATATTGCAGTACAATACCACATTAACGATGTAGTAGCTAAACTTCCAGATATTAATACTGTAGCTTACGAAAACAACTGGTTTAAAGCAGAAAGTACAATTCGTGAAGTAATGATTGCAATGGGCTTCCAGGAAGTAATGAGTTTAATGTTAACCAACGAAGAAGCTCATTATGAAAAAATGAACCAGGAAGAAAAACCTCATGTTCAAGTTGCAAGACCTATTACAATTGACAGAACTATGATTAGAACCAGTTTAATTAACTCTTTAATGGAATTCTTAGAAGATAACAAACATGAAGATTTACCTCAAAAAATATTTGAAATCGGAGATGTTTTATACTTAGATGAAACTAAAGAAAACAAAACTGTTTCTTCTAAAAAATTAGCTGCAGTTGTTTGTCACTCCTCAGCTAACTTTACTGAAATTAAATCAATTGTAAGTAGTGTTTTATCCAACTTAGGATACACTATGAAAATTAAAGACAGTGAAAATAAAACATTCATTGAAGGAAGAGCTGCTGACGTAGTTGGTGAGGCTCAAAAAGGTAGAGTTGAAGGATTCTTTGGTGAAATATCCCCAGAAGTTATTACAAACTTCACTCTCGACTATCCTGTAATCGCATTTGAAATAGAATTTATTAACAAATAAATTCTTACTTCTTTTTTTAATACCGCAATTTTCTCATTTGAATTTCCATTTGTGAGTAATTACTCAAACTTGGAGAAGCATCATAATTATTAAAAACCAATACCAAAATAAACAGAATAATTATAATAGCTATTAAAATTATTGTCCATTTTTTCAATTATTCACCAACCATTGTCAAAGTTATTGTTCTATTAGTTCTTGGTCCATCTAATTCTATGAAAAATACTGATTGCCATGTACCTAAATCAAGTTTTCCATTTTTTACAGGTAATGTTTCAGATGATGAAAGCAAAAATGATTTTAAATGAGATCTTGCATTATTATCAATCTTATCATGCTCATAGCTGAATTTATCCAAAACCAGATTTTCCAGGCATAATTGCATATCTCTTAATAATCCAGATTCATTTTCATTAACAACAATAGCTGATGTGGAATGTTTTGAAAAAATAGAAATAATTCCATTATCAATATCAATTAATTCATTAATCTGAGAAGTAATATCAATGATTTCAAAGTGTTTGTTTGTATTTATTTTTAAAAAATTAGATTGAATTGTCATTAAAAATAGTTTGTTTAAACTTGTTAATAAATAAAAGAAAAGAGATTTGTATAAATCTCTAGTAGTATTTCTTTTTGCGGTCGTATGCAAAATAGATAATAGCTATTCCAATTATAATCAATACGATTTGAGGAAATATTGCAAATAAAATTGGTGGAATTATTTTTAATACAGCAAGAAGCCATAATACACCATAAATTATAATTAAAGCCCCAAATACAAAAGCTATTTTATAACCCATTTCTTTTAAATCAAATGGTATTGCACCAGGAATTGGCATTATCTCACCTATAATTCCTTAGTACCCTCATCAGTACCGATAATTACTTTATCTACCATTTGTGTGAAGATACCATTTTCAACTACACCAGGAATAGAGTTAATATCAATTTCCAAGTGTTTTGGTGAGTCTATTTTTTCAAATTTAGCATCAATAACGAAATTTCCATTATCAGTGATTACAGGACCATCTTTTCTTTGTGCCATTCTGATGTCACATTTAGCACCCATATCTTCTAATTCTTTAATTACCATACGGGATGCATCAGGTAATACTTCAACAGGAACTGGGAAATTTCCTAATTCTTCAACGACTTTTGATTCATCTACAATTACAATAAACTGTTTTGCAGCATAATCAACAATTTTTTCTTTGGTGTGAGCTGCTCCCCCACCTTTAATTAAATTGAATTCACCATCAACTTCATCTGCTCCATCAACAGATAAATCAATGTCATTTTCTTCCAATGCAGTAATTGGAATGTTCCATTGTTTTGCAATAAGTAATGATTGGAATGAAGTTGGAATACCTTTTACACTTATTCCTTCCTCTTTGATTCTCATACCCACTTTTTCAATGAAAAAATGAGTTGTTGAACCTGTACCTAATCCTAAAACCATTCCGTCTTCCACATATTCAGCAGCTTTGTAACCTGCATTCTTTTTACTAGAACTATTACTACTAGCATTTTTCATCTATATCACAAATCCTAAAGTAAGTTTATTGAGTTTAAAACCTTTTTTACATTCACCTTTATGTTTACCATTATTATTCAAGACTATGCATTTGTCATCGTCCTGCAATCCGTCAGGGAAACATAAATCATGGAATTCACATTTTTCATCACAATCAGGAGCATTGAATGTGAATGTTGAACCTTCAAAAATATTTTTAGAAGGAGTTAACAAATCAATTTTAGCCCTATCAATTTCAACAGGAATTACGACTCCTCCAGAATGAATTGGACATTTTTGTTCGTTTTCTTTAACACCAACAACAACATACTTTCTGTTTACTTCTAAGTTTCCAACACAAGATGATTTAAATCTACAGTTTTCACATTCTTCAGCTGGACCCAAAAAAACAAATTCCTGACCTTTTTTAGCCAAATCTTTACCTATCAATGTAATCATCTAAATCACCTCAGTTTTATAAGCAAGCTCATATGCTGCTTCACGGGAAATTCCATTGTCACCTAAAATGGTATATCTTTCAGGCCTAAGTTTATTTGCCATTACTAAAGCATCAATAATTTCATCTTCGGAGATACCAACTTCAGCAGCAGTTGTAGGAGCTTGAACTGACTCCAATGCGCTTTTAATGACTTTCCAGTCTCCACCATGCAAATACATCATCATTATTGTACCAATACCACATTGTTCTCCATGTAATGCTGGTTTATCAAGAATTTTATCCAATGCATGGGAAAAGAGATGTTCAGATCCACTAGCCGGACGTGATGAACCTGCAATACTGATTGCCATTCCACCACTAAAGAGAGATTTCATAACAATACGAGCACTTGGTTCAAGATTAGGTTTGATATTAGATATATTATCAGTAATCAAATGAGCAGACATTATTGATAATGCTGCTGCAGATTCACTGAAAGCCTCGTTTTTCAAACGATGAGCCAATTCCCAATCTTTAATAGCTGTAAAGTTTGCAATTAAATCTGCACAACCTGCTGCAAGTAATCTAAATGGAGATTGTGCAATGATTTCAGAATCTGCAATAACAGCTATTGGAGAATGTGCTGTTGCAGATATTGATGTATTTGAATTTTTAATAGAGGCTAAAGGAGATACAATACCATCATGTGAAGCAGTTGTAGGCATAGATACAAAATAAACGCCTTTGTTAAATGAAGACAATTTAGCTACATCAATAACTTTTCCCCCACCTACTCCTAAAACAGTAGTATTTGGAGTGATTAATTCTTCAACTTCTAAAATAGATTCTTCAGAAGCATTATCAACCTTAATTACATCATAAGATAAATTATCTTTTTCCAAACTTTCAATAACAGGTTTTGCACCAATATTAAATGTATTAGAACCAGTTACTATTAAAAAATCATCCCCTAAATGTAGAGATTTACAAATCTTGGCAGTATCTTTTATGATACCCGGATCAATGTAAACTTCACGAGGCATTTGTATTTTCCTATTAGTCATAATATCTCCTAAAAATAAATTATACAATATCATATATTTATAAAATAATTATAAATAAGTTTCTTATTATCCAAAAGTTACACTTGAAATGCACCTCTTATCATGAATAATTTCTAACTTATAACTAACTGTTGAAAATACAAAAACTGCAATTTTATAAAAAAAATTAAATAAACTTAATACTTATTAAAAAGAGATAATTTAATATTATAAAAAAATTTTAGGTGATACAGTGGAAAATTTTGATGAATGGTTTCATGATATTTTAGAAAATGCAAATATTACTGATTCAAGATATCCTATTAAAGGAATGGCAATTTGGATGCCATACGGTTTTCAAATTAGAAAACACTCAATGAATATTATTAAAAAATTATTGGACAAAGACCATGAAGAAGTACTCTTCCCAATGCTTGTTCCCGAAACTGAACTTGCAAAAGAAGGAATTCACGTAAAAGGATTCGAAGACGAAGTTTACTGGGTAACCAAAGGAGGTCAAAAAGATTTAAACGAACAATTAGCTTTAAGACCTACCAGTGAAACAGCAATCTATCCAATGTATGCTTTATGGATTAGAACCCACATGGATCTTCCAATTAAATATTACCAAATTGTAAATACATTCAGATACGAAACAAAACATACAAGACCTTTAATTCGTGTTAGAGAAATTACAACATTTAAAGAAGCACATACCGCTCATGCAACCAAAGAAGAGTCTGATGAACAAATCCAAGACTTCATTGCTATTTATAAAGAATTCTTTGATGACTTAGGAATCCCATACTTAATTTCAAAAAGACCAGAATGGGACAAATTCCCTGGTGCAGACTACACAATGGCTTTCGATGTAATTATGCCTAACGGTAAAACCTTACAAGTAGGAACTATCCACAATTTAGGTCAAACCTTTGCAAAAACATTTGATATAACCTTTGAAGACAAAGACGGAGAACACAAACTTGTATACCAAACCTGTGCAGGTGTATCCGACAGAGTAATCGCTTCTGTAATTGGAATTCATGGAGATGAAACTGGTTTACGCTTACCACCTAAAGTATCACCAAACCAAGTCACAATCATTCCAATTTTATTCAAAAAAGGAAAAGAAGAAGTTTTAGCAAAATGTGATGAAATAAAAGCACAATTAGAAGCTGCTGGACTTAGAGTAAACATTGATGACAGAGACATAAGACCTGGTAAAAAATTCAATGACTGGGAGTTAAAAGGAACTCCAGTTAAACTTGAACTTGGACCTAGAGATTTAGAAAACAATATTACTGTTGCAATGAGAAGAGACGAAGGTGAAAAAATCGAAATTGCTCTTGATGACTCATTAGCTGACAATGTTATTGATTTATTAAATAAAACCGAAGAAAACTTATCCAAATCAGCATGGAACTTCCAAGAAGAACATGTTAAATTCACTGAAAGCTTAGATGAAATTCCTGAACTTGTTGAAAGCGGAAATGTCATTAAATTCTACTGGTGTGGAGACGAAGCTATTGGTAAAGAAATCGAAGAACAAACTGGATATGACATCTTAGGTATCCAAGAAGAAGTATCTGAAGGTAAATGTATTTCCGGAAAAGGAGATGCAAAATACGTTGCATTAATGGCTAAAACATATTAAGTGATTAAAATGGATAATATCTACGCAATAATCCCAGTTAGTAAGTTTAAAAATGCTAAAACAAGACTTTCCCCATTTTTAACTGAAGAAGAAAGAGAAAAACTCTTAAAAGTAATGCTTCAGGATGTAACTGATACTTTAAAAAAGCATGTAGATAAGATATTCATTATCAGTAGGGACGAAGACGTTTTAGAATATGCCAAAAAACTTAACTTAAACACAATATTGGAAGATGAAAATTCCAATTTAAACAAAGCATTAAAACAGGCAATGAAACAATGTAAAGGAAAAACCAGGAAAGTCATTATTGTTCCTTCAGATGTCCCATTAATTGGAAAAACCAATCTTGCAATGTTAATTGATGCATCTAAAAGTCTAGATTTCATTATTGTTCCATCAAAAGGTGGTGGAACAAATATGATTATAATGAAACCTATGGCAATACACACCAGATTTGAAGGGCTAAGTTATAAAGAGCATGTTAACGCTGCTGAGAGAAAAAAATTAAATCCACAAGTACATGATTCACTATTTATGGCATTAGATGTAAATACTGCTGAAGATTTAGGAGAAATCATGATTCATGGAGAAAAAACTCACACAAGAAAATACTTAAAAGAACTTAAAGTTAAAGTAGAGCCTTATCGTGGCAGTGAACGCTTAAAAGTAACAAGAGGATAAAATATGATAGTAATGTCAATTGCTGGTGTTGATCCATCAGCCGGTGCAGGTATTTATGCTGATTTAAAAACATTTCAGGCTATTGGAGTTTATGGAACTGGAGTTGTTACAGCACTTACCGCACAAAATCCTTACAAATTCTTCTCATCATCACCAGTTAGTTTAGAATACATTGAAGAGCAAATTGACAGTGTATTTGATTCATATGAAGTGGAATTTATTAAAACAGGAATGTTATATTCCCCAGAAATTATTAAACTTGTTTCTAAAAAGATTAAACAATACAATCTAAAAGCAGTAGTTGATCCTGTAATGGTTGCTACTTCTGGTGGAGATTTAACAAAAGAGGATATTGCAGATGCATTTAATAAATACCTTCTTCCAAATTCCATTTTAACTACACCAAATATTTCTGAAGCTGAAAAATTAACCGGTTTGGAAATAAAAACAAAAGAAGATGCTATTAAAGCTTCCAAAAAGATTGTTTGTGACAATATAATTACCGGAGGTCATTTAGATGGCATTAATACCATTAGCATTAACGGTAATGTTTCCACAATAAAACAGGAACTTATAAAAACAGATAATTTGCACGGAACAGGTTGTAATTTATCTTCAGCTATTGTTGCATTTCTTGCAAAAAACAATGATTTAAACACATCCATCATAAAGGCACTTGATTATGTCTATGAAGGAATAAAAAACGGAAATCATGGAACATTAATAGCTAAATTATAAAAAAATAAAAAAATAGGAAATTATAGCTATTCTTCCATATTCAATTGGCTAACAATTGATTCTTGAATAGCAATGAATTCTTGTGATTCTCTTTTTCTTGGTCTTTGTAAGTCCACTTCAATAATATCTGCAATTTTACCCGGATTTTTATCTAAAATAACAATTTTATCTGCAAGGTAAACTGCTTCATCAACATCGTGAGTTACAAAAACAATTGTATTTTCAAATCTTTTCCAAACTCCTATGAGCTGTTCTTGAAGACTATGTCTATTTTGCATATCCAATGCAGAAAACGGCTCATCCATTAACAAAATAGGTGAATGGTTAAGCAAAGATCTAATAATTGCAACCCTTTGTTTCATACCACCTGAAAGTTCATGCGGATAGCTATCTTTAAAGTCAATTAAACCAACATTTTCCAAATATCTTTCAGCAGCAGCAATATTTTCTTCCTTGGAACCTGCCTTTGTCATCTCCAAACCGAAAGTTACATTCTGAAGTACAGTCATCCAAGGGAAAAGAGAGTATTGTTGGAAAATAACTGCTCTGTCACCAGATGGTTTTTCAACGACCTCACCATTTGCAACAATCTCACCGGAAGTAGGAGTATCAAGACCTGCAATTAATCTTAAAAGAGTTGTTTTTCCACAACCTGAAGGTCCTAAAAGACATACAAATTCACCATCTTCAATATTTAAATTAATATTTTCTAAAACGGACAATTTTTCAGTCTTTTTTGAATCAAATGACTTATTAATATTTTTAACTTGAATCGCCATGAAAAACACCTACCAGAATATCCTATTTTGAATTTTGCCAAATACAAAGTCAAATACAAGTCCAATAAAACCGATTACAATCATACCCACAACTGTAGTACCAGTATCAAAAAGATTTGTTGCTGTTAAAATCATATAACCTAAACCACTACTTGATCCAATCATTTCTGCAGAAATAGTACACATTAAAGCAATACCAATACCTACTTTTAAACCAGAAACGATATATGGAATAGCTGAAGGCAAAACAACTCTTTTTAAAACATTCCAGTCATTAGCACCAAGTGTTTGAGCAGATTCAACTAAAACACTGTCAGTTCTTTTAACACCATCAATTGTATATACTAAAATTGGGAATACACAACCCATAAAAATAATAAATACCGCAGGTAAAGTACCTATTCCAAACCATAAAATGGAAAATGGAATCCATGCAACAGGCGGAATTGGTCTTAAAATACTTATTACAAAAGTACAAATATCTTCAAGAGTTTTATACCATCCAAGTAAAATTCCAAGAGGAATTGCAACAATAGATGCTAAAATTAAACCGAAGAATACCTTAAACAATGTATCAATAGTATTTGCAAATAATTTACCGTTTTCAATCACAACCCAAGCAGAATTTACCACATCAAGTGGGCCAGGTAATATATATGATGAAAACAATCCAAAACAATTAGTTATAAGATACCAGATGAATATTAAAATCACTGGTAACAATAATGGAACAAATTTATTTTTATAATTATCAAACATTTAACATCACTATAATAATAATTTAATACACTAATAAATATGAACCACCTATTATAAAAACTTTAAAAACTTGAAAGTCTAATCAATAATAAGTATTAGAAAAAATATATTGGTGCTAATAATGAATGCGAATAAAAAATTTTTCTCAAAAATAGGATTTAATTATCTAGCTTACTCAATTGCTTCAATATTGTTTCTTATAATATTATCAAATATTATAGCAGTTATTCGCCCAGAGATATTGAATAATATCAACATAGCAACCATAATAACTGCAATTTGCAATTATGTTCTCCCACTTCCAATTTTGTTGTTTTTAATGAGAAAATTGGATTCAACAGAAATTAAAAAGAATAACTTGGGTTTTAAGACATTTTTAAAATATTTATGTATTACATTTACATTGATGTGGATTGGAAATATTACAGGAACCATAATAACCAATCTGCTTAGTTTTACAATTCAAAATGATATAGCAAACCCTATTCAAAATTTAATTAATTCAACTGATTTATGGTTGAATTTAATATTAATAAGTTTAATAGGCCCAATCTTTGAAGAAATAATTTTTAGAAAGATATTAATTGATAGAACAATTAAATATGGACCACTAGCTTCAATACTTGTATCTGCAATAATTTTTGGATTAATTCATGGAAACTTAAACCAGTTTTGCTATACTGTATTAGTTGGTGGATTTTTTGCATATGTCTACATAAAAACAGGACAAATCAAATATTCAATTGGACTGCATATAATTCTCAATATGCTTGGATCTGTTTTAAGCATGATTGTAAACAACAGTGCAGTCAATTTATCAAATGCATTTAATACTACTGATTTAGCAATTCTTGTATTTTACTTTATCTTAATTTTAATTGCTTTATTTGTCGGAATTTACACTTTGGTTGAATATATACAAAAGAAACGTAAACAAAAAAATAGTATAGATTTAAAAATTATAAAACCAGTGTTTTTAAATGCCGGAATGATTTGTTTTATTGTATTTTATATAATAAGAATGGCACTGCAGATATTAAGTTAAATGGAATGTAAAATAATTTATTTTACTTCCAATAATTAATTTTTAAAAGAATCAATAGCTTCACGCACTTTATCAACTGCAATTTGTTTTTTAGCAGGAAATGCGGCAATCTTTACTTTTAAGTGAATTGAATCACCTTTATCTAGAACAGTTAATTTTTCATCTAAAGCATCGTTTTTATCAAATCTTAAAAACCAGTTTCCTTTTTCATCCATTTTTTGCTCTAAATCATTATTTAACTTTTCTAAATCAGTAGATTGTAAAAGTTTATTGAAAAAGTCCTTAGTGTATCTTTTTTTAGAAACTACACCAGTTAAAATAAGAATTTTGTCTTCAAGTAATCCTTCAGCTTCTTCTGCTTCGATTTCAGCTTCAGGAAGTAAATTTAAAATAGCCTGAGAAATTTCATCAACACTTTCATTTTTATAAACGAAAGCTCTGAATTTAATATTATGAATCATTTTATCAAAAAATAAAAAGGAAAGAAGAAAGACTATAAGTCTCTTCTTCTAGCTTGTTCTGAGCCTTTTCCTTTAGATTTAATTCCACGTCCTTTGTTTCCAGCACTAGTTAAACCTCTGAGAGCTCTGTTAGTGTGTTTTTTGGAACAAATCCAATTGATTTTTTTATCGTTAATGATAGAAGGACTTTGTGGATCTACTAAAATAACTTCGAAATATTTGTATTTTCCGTCAGCCCATACCCAGTAGGAGTTTAATACTTCTAAGTTAGGGTATTTTTTAGCTACACGTTCTTCAGCAATTCTTTGAATAGATTTTGCTTGGGTAATTTTGTTTACACCCATTCTTTTAGGTTTACGACCGTTGAAACGACGGGTTTTTCTTCTACCCCCACGTCTTACTCTGGTTCTTACTAAAACGAAACCTTTTTTAGCTCTGTAACCTAAACTTCTAGCTCTGTCGAGTCTAGTAGGTCTATCAATTCTTTGAACAGCACTTTGTCTTTTCCATTTAGGAGCTCTTTGCCACATGAGTTCACGTACGTAAGACTCATCTGGGTTTTTCCATGCGTCTCTAATATATTTATACATAAATAACACCTTTTTGTTCAGCCACTAGGGCCACATCCATGGGAACTTGTCCCTAAAAAAGTAATTTATTTACTGTTAGAAATAACAGTAATAAAATATTTGTTTTATGTATTTATAAATGTATCGTAAAAATAAGTAAAAATCATTCTTTTAAAAATATTTTGAATTTAACTACTTTAAATTCATCACCCACATAAACATATTCAATAATCTGCTCTTGGAACATAACCTATTTTTTTACCATCATATTTGACCAGAATGGCATGTTCATCATATCTATTGTCCTTTTCACGGAACAAATCCAAATGATCTCCCTCTTTAATAATAGAAAATATTTCATCAATATCATCAATATAAACTAATCCAGCCACATTAACTGTAATTAAATAAATGTCCTCCAAAAAGGGGTTTTACTTCAGGAGCATTATGCAGAAATCCAATGAAATCAGACACTTCAGAATCAATTTTTTGAATATTTGCCATATAAATCAGAAATTCTATTTTTATAACTTAAGATATCCTCATCAAATTGAATAATTAGATTTTTAAGCATTAACTTATACCTGTTTATATTGCATTCACCGGAAAGCATATCCTTTTTATTGTATGGATATCTCTTCTTAACTTTAGCTATTTCTATTTCATTATACACAATCAATTCATTTAATCTTTCAACTTCAGATTTTAAGTCTAATTCAGGACCAATATTCTTATTTGGAATAAAATAGTATAATGATTCAAGTGCATCTAGATTACCCATCTGAAATGCTTCAGTGATTTGTATAAACAGTTTTTTTCTATAATCAGATTGAT
It encodes the following:
- the pheT gene encoding phenylalanine--tRNA ligase subunit beta; translated protein: MPVITFKYQDLKDLGIYMEKDELIDTLPMMSSDIEDFDDEEIKVEFFPNRPDNLSVEGVARSFKGFIGQEVGFPDYKVEESGEYVTVDEEVAAIRPYIGFAKIDNVDFSGDKLKYIMDFQENLHWVIGRDRKKVAIGIHNADVVNGPFKYIATPKDANAFVPLEKDSEMTPDEILTEHDKGKDYAHLIEDFDKYPLILDKDDNVLSMPPIINGELTKIKEDTHNIIVDVTGTDEKAVNQSLNIICSSFAEVGGQIKSMEVKYEDKTIVTPDLTPQEMNVHVDTANELIGGINLTAEDIKELLLKTRFDAEIISENEVKAIIPSYRVDILHEVDIVENIAVQYHINDVVAKLPDINTVAYENNWFKAESTIREVMIAMGFQEVMSLMLTNEEAHYEKMNQEEKPHVQVARPITIDRTMIRTSLINSLMEFLEDNKHEDLPQKIFEIGDVLYLDETKENKTVSSKKLAAVVCHSSANFTEIKSIVSSVLSNLGYTMKIKDSENKTFIEGRAADVVGEAQKGRVEGFFGEISPEVITNFTLDYPVIAFEIEFINK
- a CDS encoding secondary thiamine-phosphate synthase enzyme YjbQ, whose protein sequence is MTIQSNFLKINTNKHFEIIDITSQINELIDIDNGIISIFSKHSTSAIVVNENESGLLRDMQLCLENLVLDKFSYEHDKIDNNARSHLKSFLLSSSETLPVKNGKLDLGTWQSVFFIELDGPRTNRTITLTMVGE
- the rpiA gene encoding ribose-5-phosphate isomerase RpiA, whose translation is MKNASSNSSSKKNAGYKAAEYVEDGMVLGLGTGSTTHFFIEKVGMRIKEEGISVKGIPTSFQSLLIAKQWNIPITALEENDIDLSVDGADEVDGEFNLIKGGGAAHTKEKIVDYAAKQFIVIVDESKVVEELGNFPVPVEVLPDASRMVIKELEDMGAKCDIRMAQRKDGPVITDNGNFVIDAKFEKIDSPKHLEIDINSIPGVVENGIFTQMVDKVIIGTDEGTKEL
- a CDS encoding UPF0179 family protein, which codes for MITLIGKDLAKKGQEFVFLGPAEECENCRFKSSCVGNLEVNRKYVVVGVKENEQKCPIHSGGVVIPVEIDRAKIDLLTPSKNIFEGSTFTFNAPDCDEKCEFHDLCFPDGLQDDDKCIVLNNNGKHKGECKKGFKLNKLTLGFVI
- a CDS encoding NAD(P)-dependent glycerol-1-phosphate dehydrogenase, whose product is MTNRKIQMPREVYIDPGIIKDTAKICKSLHLGDDFLIVTGSNTFNIGAKPVIESLEKDNLSYDVIKVDNASEESILEVEELITPNTTVLGVGGGKVIDVAKLSSFNKGVYFVSMPTTASHDGIVSPLASIKNSNTSISATAHSPIAVIADSEIIAQSPFRLLAAGCADLIANFTAIKDWELAHRLKNEAFSESAAALSIMSAHLITDNISNIKPNLEPSARIVMKSLFSGGMAISIAGSSRPASGSEHLFSHALDKILDKPALHGEQCGIGTIMMMYLHGGDWKVIKSALESVQAPTTAAEVGISEDEIIDALVMANKLRPERYTILGDNGISREAAYELAYKTEVI
- the proS gene encoding proline--tRNA ligase, producing MENFDEWFHDILENANITDSRYPIKGMAIWMPYGFQIRKHSMNIIKKLLDKDHEEVLFPMLVPETELAKEGIHVKGFEDEVYWVTKGGQKDLNEQLALRPTSETAIYPMYALWIRTHMDLPIKYYQIVNTFRYETKHTRPLIRVREITTFKEAHTAHATKEESDEQIQDFIAIYKEFFDDLGIPYLISKRPEWDKFPGADYTMAFDVIMPNGKTLQVGTIHNLGQTFAKTFDITFEDKDGEHKLVYQTCAGVSDRVIASVIGIHGDETGLRLPPKVSPNQVTIIPILFKKGKEEVLAKCDEIKAQLEAAGLRVNIDDRDIRPGKKFNDWELKGTPVKLELGPRDLENNITVAMRRDEGEKIEIALDDSLADNVIDLLNKTEENLSKSAWNFQEEHVKFTESLDEIPELVESGNVIKFYWCGDEAIGKEIEEQTGYDILGIQEEVSEGKCISGKGDAKYVALMAKTY
- the cofC gene encoding 2-phospho-L-lactate guanylyltransferase yields the protein MDNIYAIIPVSKFKNAKTRLSPFLTEEEREKLLKVMLQDVTDTLKKHVDKIFIISRDEDVLEYAKKLNLNTILEDENSNLNKALKQAMKQCKGKTRKVIIVPSDVPLIGKTNLAMLIDASKSLDFIIVPSKGGGTNMIIMKPMAIHTRFEGLSYKEHVNAAERKKLNPQVHDSLFMALDVNTAEDLGEIMIHGEKTHTRKYLKELKVKVEPYRGSERLKVTRG
- the thiD gene encoding bifunctional hydroxymethylpyrimidine kinase/phosphomethylpyrimidine kinase — translated: MIVMSIAGVDPSAGAGIYADLKTFQAIGVYGTGVVTALTAQNPYKFFSSSPVSLEYIEEQIDSVFDSYEVEFIKTGMLYSPEIIKLVSKKIKQYNLKAVVDPVMVATSGGDLTKEDIADAFNKYLLPNSILTTPNISEAEKLTGLEIKTKEDAIKASKKIVCDNIITGGHLDGINTISINGNVSTIKQELIKTDNLHGTGCNLSSAIVAFLAKNNDLNTSIIKALDYVYEGIKNGNHGTLIAKL
- a CDS encoding ABC transporter ATP-binding protein, which gives rise to MAIQVKNINKSFDSKKTEKLSVLENINLNIEDGEFVCLLGPSGCGKTTLLRLIAGLDTPTSGEIVANGEVVEKPSGDRAVIFQQYSLFPWMTVLQNVTFGLEMTKAGSKEENIAAAERYLENVGLIDFKDSYPHELSGGMKQRVAIIRSLLNHSPILLMDEPFSALDMQNRHSLQEQLIGVWKRFENTIVFVTHDVDEAVYLADKIVILDKNPGKIADIIEVDLQRPRKRESQEFIAIQESIVSQLNMEE
- a CDS encoding ABC transporter permease; its protein translation is MFDNYKNKFVPLLLPVILIFIWYLITNCFGLFSSYILPGPLDVVNSAWVVIENGKLFANTIDTLFKVFFGLILASIVAIPLGILLGWYKTLEDICTFVISILRPIPPVAWIPFSILWFGIGTLPAVFIIFMGCVFPILVYTIDGVKRTDSVLVESAQTLGANDWNVLKRVVLPSAIPYIVSGLKVGIGIALMCTISAEMIGSSSGLGYMILTATNLFDTGTTVVGMIVIGFIGLVFDFVFGKIQNRIFW
- a CDS encoding type II CAAX endopeptidase family protein, producing the protein MNANKKFFSKIGFNYLAYSIASILFLIILSNIIAVIRPEILNNINIATIITAICNYVLPLPILLFLMRKLDSTEIKKNNLGFKTFLKYLCITFTLMWIGNITGTIITNLLSFTIQNDIANPIQNLINSTDLWLNLILISLIGPIFEEIIFRKILIDRTIKYGPLASILVSAIIFGLIHGNLNQFCYTVLVGGFFAYVYIKTGQIKYSIGLHIILNMLGSVLSMIVNNSAVNLSNAFNTTDLAILVFYFILILIALFVGIYTLVEYIQKKRKQKNSIDLKIIKPVFLNAGMICFIVFYIIRMALQILS
- a CDS encoding RNA-binding protein, whose product is MIHNIKFRAFVYKNESVDEISQAILNLLPEAEIEAEEAEGLLEDKILILTGVVSKKRYTKDFFNKLLQSTDLEKLNNDLEQKMDEKGNWFLRFDKNDALDEKLTVLDKGDSIHLKVKIAAFPAKKQIAVDKVREAIDSFKN